In Lacibacter sp. H375, one DNA window encodes the following:
- a CDS encoding copper homeostasis protein CutC: MNYKLEVIAFSIESCSLIQQAGAHRIELCDNPGEGGTTPSFGFIKKARELASIELYTMIRPRGGDFLYTADEFDAMKEDIKHCKKLGCDGVVFGLLNADGTVDKARAAALVELAYPMGVTFHRAFDRVRDAFEALDTLIDIGCERVLTSGLMPNVTGGKQLLKQLVTTADERIIIMPGSGVRHNMIAELAQFTGAVEFHTSARTNVATGMQYINDQMNENLTAVTVDSNEVIACLAELNRLQQTS; the protein is encoded by the coding sequence ATGAATTACAAACTCGAAGTAATCGCCTTCAGCATTGAATCCTGTTCACTTATTCAGCAGGCGGGTGCGCATCGTATTGAGTTATGCGATAATCCCGGCGAAGGTGGCACTACTCCCTCCTTTGGTTTTATTAAGAAAGCGAGAGAACTTGCATCAATTGAATTATATACAATGATCCGTCCACGTGGTGGTGATTTTCTATATACTGCTGATGAGTTTGATGCAATGAAAGAAGATATTAAACATTGTAAAAAACTCGGCTGCGATGGTGTGGTGTTTGGTTTATTGAATGCTGATGGCACTGTTGATAAAGCCCGTGCCGCTGCTTTGGTTGAACTGGCTTATCCTATGGGTGTAACTTTTCACCGTGCATTTGATCGAGTGCGTGATGCATTTGAAGCATTGGATACTCTAATAGATATTGGTTGCGAACGTGTGCTAACATCCGGCTTAATGCCCAATGTTACCGGCGGCAAACAGTTGCTGAAACAATTGGTAACAACAGCCGATGAACGCATCATCATTATGCCGGGCAGCGGTGTAAGACATAACATGATTGCGGAGCTTGCTCAGTTTACTGGTGCTGTTGAGTTTCATACATCAGCAAGAACGAATGTTGCTACGGGCATGCAATACATCAATGATCAGATGAATGAAAATTTAACTGCAGTTACTGTTGACAGCAATGAAGTGATTGCCTGCCTGGCCGAATTAAACAGACTCCAGCAAACCTCTTAA
- a CDS encoding N(4)-(beta-N-acetylglucosaminyl)-L-asparaginase, which produces MLNRRRFIQLTGLSTALLSTESFAGSAQSGKGPIVVSTWGANLKANKDAWKILSKGGRALDAVEAGVMVPEADPADISVGYGGLPDRDGRVTLDACIMNEKGQCGAVMHLEHIMHPINVARLVMEQTPHVQLVGDGALQFALSKGFKKENLLTEEAEKMWKEWLKTSKYDPMIIPNLLEKKQNEKNEPEPYPWPVALLNHDTIGMVALDAKGNLSGACTTSGMAYKMRGRVGDSPIIGAGLFVDNEVGAASATGVGEEVVKICGAHTVVEMMRNGATPEAACKEAVRRIVKNNGTNAKNVQVGFIAINKKGDYGGYSVLKNFDMAVTKAGFEKSVTPKCWFS; this is translated from the coding sequence ATGCTAAACAGAAGACGATTTATACAGCTCACCGGTCTCTCAACTGCTTTATTATCAACCGAAAGCTTTGCCGGCAGTGCCCAATCGGGTAAAGGCCCGATTGTAGTATCAACCTGGGGAGCCAACCTGAAAGCCAACAAGGATGCCTGGAAGATTTTAAGTAAAGGCGGCCGTGCCCTTGATGCGGTGGAAGCAGGCGTGATGGTGCCTGAGGCAGACCCTGCTGATATCAGCGTGGGTTATGGTGGTCTCCCCGACCGTGATGGACGAGTTACGCTTGACGCTTGCATCATGAACGAGAAAGGACAATGCGGTGCTGTGATGCACCTTGAACATATAATGCATCCCATAAATGTTGCAAGATTGGTGATGGAACAAACACCACATGTGCAATTGGTGGGTGATGGTGCTTTGCAGTTTGCATTAAGCAAGGGTTTTAAAAAAGAAAACCTGTTAACAGAAGAAGCCGAAAAAATGTGGAAGGAATGGTTAAAGACATCGAAGTACGACCCCATGATCATTCCTAACCTGTTAGAAAAAAAGCAAAATGAAAAGAATGAACCTGAACCTTACCCATGGCCGGTTGCTTTGCTGAATCATGATACCATCGGTATGGTAGCGCTTGATGCCAAAGGAAATTTAAGTGGCGCCTGTACAACAAGCGGGATGGCTTATAAAATGCGTGGACGTGTTGGCGACTCTCCTATTATTGGTGCAGGTTTGTTTGTAGATAATGAAGTAGGTGCTGCATCGGCTACAGGTGTTGGAGAAGAAGTAGTTAAGATATGTGGTGCACATACTGTGGTTGAAATGATGCGCAACGGTGCAACTCCTGAAGCAGCCTGCAAAGAAGCGGTAAGAAGAATTGTAAAGAACAATGGAACCAATGCAAAGAATGTGCAGGTTGGTTTTATTGCCATCAATAAAAAAGGCGACTATGGCGGCTATTCTGTTTTGAAGAATTTTGATATGGCTGTAACAAAAGCTGGTTTTGAAAAATCAGTAACACCAAAGTGTTGGTTTAGCTAA
- a CDS encoding tRNA-(ms[2]io[6]A)-hydroxylase produces MEKESIDVKNILGLQLPSDPRWVDLTAISLEDILTDHAYCEQKAATTCITLIQRYSQYELLITELAPIVTEEWGHFRAVLAELHKRGLKLGRQRKDIYVNELLTFQKKGGHVDDRFLDELLTMALIEARSCERFKRLSEGLNDAYLRKFYRKFMESEAGHYTLFITMAEHYLPKKKVRDRWKEWLAFEKELMQRMEIRGDRIH; encoded by the coding sequence ATGGAGAAGGAATCAATTGATGTAAAAAACATACTCGGCCTGCAGCTACCCAGCGATCCACGCTGGGTCGATCTTACGGCCATTTCACTGGAAGATATATTAACCGATCATGCTTATTGTGAGCAGAAAGCCGCCACCACCTGCATTACACTTATTCAACGTTATAGTCAATATGAATTGCTGATAACGGAGCTGGCTCCTATTGTTACTGAAGAGTGGGGACATTTCCGTGCCGTACTTGCTGAGCTGCACAAACGTGGATTGAAACTCGGTCGTCAACGAAAAGATATTTATGTAAATGAGTTATTGACCTTCCAGAAAAAAGGTGGACACGTGGATGATCGTTTTCTTGATGAACTATTGACAATGGCATTAATTGAGGCCCGCAGTTGCGAACGTTTTAAACGATTGAGCGAAGGATTGAACGATGCTTATCTACGCAAATTCTACCGCAAGTTTATGGAAAGCGAAGCCGGACATTATACCTTGTTCATCACCATGGCTGAACATTATCTTCCTAAAAAGAAAGTGCGTGACCGATGGAAAGAATGGTTGGCGTTTGAAAAAGAGTTGATGCAACGGATGGAGATAAGGGGCGACAGGATTCATTGA
- a CDS encoding penicillin acylase family protein: MRLIPFLLATTVTVTLVIVLNTRIGPAPALGKFLSPQHGFWQNADRASQSFTEELSFPQLNGTANVYFDERLVPHVVAENDADAYFIQGYLHAKFRLWQMEFSTRAAAGRISEVIGERAVNFDKEQRRIGMVFAAENMLKEMEANEFTKLSVDNYTKGVNAFIENLTESAMPIEYKILGYQPEKWNNLKTALFIKQMTKTLAFSVDDLPLTALRKVFSDDQIEILYPQLQDSLDPIVPKGTVFDPPAAAAVAPASVDSLYLQKKDSALKVAMVDQPSKDNGSNNWAVSGTKTKSGAPILCNDPHLELSLPAIWYEMQITTKNMNAYGVSFPGIPGVVIGFNDSIAFGFTNAGRDVRDFYEIKFKDETKKQYWFNNEWREAPQRVEEIKVKGKPSVFDTVAYTVFGPVTYDESFSTPLTNKKAIATRWIAHDPSNELLMWHYLDRAKNYDDYYNAIKYFTVPAQNMIFASKRGDIAIWQQGHFPLRWNKQGLFVMPGEDSSYMWQGIIPPAENPHQVNPERGFVSSANQRPVDGTYPYFIPGGYDVYRGVEINRRLTSMSNITPQDMQRLQNVNYNPLAEVVTKLMKKYTNEADLGADEKRFFNMIKTWDLQNIADSKAATVFQVWYDSLERNVWYDELTQKDSVVYEWPYEYTLADALTKDSLFSFIDDVRTPTTETIFQVFASSLKKATVELLQMEKENTLDWAVHKNTTVYHILKDAVMPFARKGLQIGGGKHIINATQHSHGPSWRMVVHLTNETEAYVVYPGGQSGNPGSKYYDQFIDTWAAGQYYKAWVMKTGEEKSEKVKWTMTFKKA; this comes from the coding sequence ATGCGTTTAATTCCATTCCTGCTTGCAACAACCGTAACCGTTACCCTGGTAATAGTGCTTAACACAAGAATAGGCCCGGCACCTGCACTCGGCAAATTTTTAAGTCCTCAACACGGGTTTTGGCAGAATGCTGACCGTGCATCACAAAGTTTTACAGAAGAACTCAGCTTTCCTCAACTCAATGGAACTGCAAATGTATATTTCGATGAACGGTTAGTGCCGCATGTAGTTGCGGAGAATGATGCAGATGCTTATTTCATACAAGGATACCTGCATGCAAAATTCCGGTTATGGCAAATGGAATTTTCAACACGTGCTGCTGCAGGTCGCATTAGTGAAGTAATTGGCGAACGTGCAGTGAACTTTGATAAAGAACAACGCCGCATCGGGATGGTATTTGCGGCAGAGAATATGTTGAAGGAGATGGAAGCAAATGAATTTACAAAATTGTCGGTTGATAATTATACAAAAGGAGTGAATGCTTTTATCGAAAACCTCACTGAAAGCGCAATGCCTATCGAATACAAAATACTCGGTTACCAACCGGAGAAATGGAATAATCTTAAAACGGCTCTCTTCATCAAACAGATGACGAAGACACTTGCTTTCTCGGTTGATGATCTTCCATTAACGGCCTTGCGTAAAGTATTCAGTGACGATCAGATCGAAATTCTTTACCCGCAATTACAGGATTCGTTAGATCCAATTGTTCCAAAAGGAACAGTGTTTGATCCGCCTGCAGCTGCTGCTGTTGCACCGGCAAGTGTTGATTCATTATACCTGCAGAAAAAAGATTCAGCATTGAAAGTGGCAATGGTTGATCAACCATCCAAAGATAATGGCAGTAACAACTGGGCAGTAAGTGGAACAAAAACAAAAAGTGGTGCACCTATTCTTTGTAATGATCCGCATCTTGAATTAAGCTTACCTGCCATCTGGTATGAAATGCAGATCACCACAAAAAATATGAATGCTTATGGGGTGTCTTTTCCTGGAATACCCGGTGTAGTGATTGGATTTAACGACAGCATTGCATTTGGATTTACAAACGCAGGAAGAGATGTGCGTGATTTTTATGAGATCAAATTTAAAGATGAAACAAAGAAGCAATATTGGTTCAATAATGAATGGCGTGAAGCTCCGCAACGTGTGGAAGAAATAAAAGTAAAAGGCAAACCTTCGGTATTTGATACAGTAGCTTATACGGTATTCGGCCCTGTAACTTATGATGAAAGTTTTTCGACGCCGCTCACCAATAAAAAAGCAATTGCAACGAGATGGATCGCTCATGATCCAAGCAATGAATTACTGATGTGGCATTATCTTGATCGTGCAAAGAATTATGATGATTACTACAATGCCATCAAATATTTCACCGTGCCTGCACAGAACATGATCTTTGCGAGCAAACGTGGCGATATTGCTATCTGGCAGCAAGGGCATTTTCCTTTAAGATGGAATAAACAGGGCTTGTTTGTTATGCCGGGCGAAGACAGCAGTTATATGTGGCAGGGTATTATTCCGCCGGCTGAAAATCCGCACCAGGTTAATCCTGAACGTGGTTTTGTAAGCAGCGCCAACCAACGTCCTGTTGATGGAACTTATCCTTATTTTATTCCCGGTGGTTATGATGTATATCGTGGAGTGGAGATTAACCGGCGTTTAACCAGCATGAGCAATATAACGCCGCAGGATATGCAGCGTTTACAGAATGTAAATTATAATCCGTTGGCAGAAGTGGTAACAAAGCTGATGAAGAAATATACAAACGAAGCTGATCTTGGCGCAGATGAAAAACGTTTCTTCAATATGATCAAAACCTGGGATCTGCAAAACATCGCTGATTCAAAAGCTGCAACTGTTTTCCAGGTTTGGTATGATAGCCTGGAACGTAATGTTTGGTATGATGAGTTAACGCAAAAAGATTCGGTGGTGTATGAGTGGCCGTATGAATATACATTGGCTGATGCACTAACAAAAGATTCCCTGTTTTCATTTATTGATGATGTGCGAACGCCAACAACCGAAACCATTTTCCAGGTGTTTGCATCGTCATTAAAAAAAGCAACTGTTGAATTGCTGCAAATGGAAAAGGAAAACACATTGGATTGGGCGGTGCATAAAAACACAACGGTCTATCACATCTTAAAAGATGCAGTGATGCCTTTTGCACGAAAGGGTTTGCAGATTGGTGGTGGCAAGCACATTATCAATGCAACGCAACATAGTCATGGCCCCAGCTGGCGCATGGTTGTGCATCTCACCAATGAAACAGAAGCGTATGTTGTTTACCCCGGTGGACAAAGTGGCAATCCTGGAAGCAAATATTACGACCAGTTTATTGACACATGGGCCGCCGGTCAATATTACAAAGCATGGGTGATGAAGACAGGAGAGGAAAAGAGTGAAAAAGTAAAATGGACAATGACGTTTAAAAAAGCATAA
- a CDS encoding DUF5686 and carboxypeptidase regulatory-like domain-containing protein → MRILFLLFTVCITLSSYAGKITGTVTNEKGEPLPYSSLNIKGSKEGTSANSLGVYFFQLSAGTYTIICRHVGYERQEKTITVSNEDVQLNFVLKEQTVSLSEVVVKAGAEDPAYAIIRKAIKKRKEYVNENDSYSCEVYSKGTMNLRDYPKKFMGEKVDFEDGDTSKKKMIYLSETVSKLSVDKPNKIKIDVLSTRVSGQSDGFGFAGARFFSFYENNVQISNSLNPRGFVSPIAENAMHFYKYKYEGAFSEEGKLISKIKVTPKRLYEPCFSGYINIVEDEWRIHSLELSITKQNQMNFADTVRIEQLYRQMGTNFWVMQSQLLYPAVKFFGFDAYGSFANVYRNYNTEPAFDKKYFGNTILKYEKGSNKKSINYWDSIRPLALTKDEQKDYVKKDSLEQLRKDPAYLDSLDRISNKVKFNHILLSGKTFNKQSKKLSIGLPGLLSAASFNTVEGLVLDVPVTIRKEFTDRKNLTVIPHFRYGFSNERFNAWATARYNFGNKFLSSVSIGGGKRVFQLNNENPIEPLSNTIATLFYKNNFMKLYAADYARINFSKGIGGGVTINAALQYQNRQPLKNTTEYNWANKSTKQYNPNYPVELMSQNFDAHQAAVITLGISVQPGARYIEFPDRVVNVGNKWPVFNLQYSKGLKNVFKSDVDYDKWQFTVRDNLNLKMIGRFNYRAQTGGFLNRNAVFVQDLKHFPGNRLFRATDFMTTFQLPQYYQYSNADKMYAAVFTEHHFNGFITNKIPGLKQLNWHLVSGVSSLWLPKHTYAEWHVGLENIFRFFRVDVVTGYQQTMRPRMELRIGTTINVGGNSTD, encoded by the coding sequence ATGCGCATATTATTCCTGCTGTTTACAGTTTGTATTACCTTGTCATCTTACGCCGGAAAAATCACCGGTACTGTCACAAACGAAAAAGGTGAGCCATTACCTTATTCTTCACTCAACATTAAAGGAAGCAAAGAAGGTACATCGGCCAACAGCCTCGGTGTTTATTTTTTTCAATTGTCCGCAGGTACCTATACCATCATATGCAGGCATGTTGGTTACGAACGACAGGAGAAAACGATCACTGTTAGCAATGAAGATGTACAGTTGAATTTTGTGTTGAAAGAACAAACAGTTAGCCTTAGTGAAGTAGTGGTGAAGGCCGGAGCAGAAGATCCTGCATATGCCATCATCCGTAAAGCTATTAAGAAACGTAAGGAATATGTGAACGAAAACGATAGTTATAGTTGCGAAGTGTATAGTAAGGGCACTATGAACCTGCGTGATTATCCGAAAAAATTTATGGGTGAGAAGGTTGATTTTGAAGATGGCGATACAAGTAAAAAGAAAATGATCTATCTCTCTGAAACCGTATCAAAACTTTCAGTTGATAAACCCAATAAAATAAAGATCGATGTACTGAGTACGAGAGTGAGCGGACAAAGCGACGGCTTTGGTTTTGCCGGTGCCCGTTTCTTTTCGTTTTATGAAAACAATGTGCAGATCAGTAATTCACTCAATCCACGTGGTTTTGTTTCACCCATTGCAGAAAATGCAATGCACTTCTACAAATATAAATATGAAGGAGCTTTCAGTGAAGAAGGTAAGCTCATCAGCAAAATCAAAGTAACACCAAAGCGTTTGTATGAACCTTGTTTCAGTGGCTACATTAATATTGTGGAAGATGAATGGCGTATCCACAGTCTTGAACTGAGTATCACCAAACAAAACCAGATGAACTTTGCTGATACAGTTCGTATTGAACAACTGTACAGGCAAATGGGAACAAACTTCTGGGTAATGCAAAGCCAACTGTTATACCCCGCTGTTAAGTTTTTTGGATTTGATGCTTATGGCAGCTTTGCTAATGTATATCGTAACTACAACACAGAACCTGCTTTCGATAAAAAATACTTTGGCAACACCATCTTAAAGTATGAAAAGGGCAGCAACAAAAAATCGATTAACTATTGGGATAGTATTCGTCCGCTTGCGTTAACAAAAGATGAGCAAAAAGATTATGTCAAAAAAGATAGCCTTGAGCAGCTGCGGAAAGATCCGGCATATCTTGATTCACTTGATCGCATCAGTAACAAAGTCAAATTCAATCATATTCTGCTTAGTGGTAAAACATTCAATAAACAAAGTAAGAAGTTGAGTATTGGGTTGCCGGGCCTGCTCTCTGCTGCCAGTTTTAATACAGTGGAAGGGTTGGTGCTGGATGTGCCTGTGACAATCCGCAAAGAATTTACTGATCGAAAAAACCTTACGGTCATACCTCATTTCCGTTATGGCTTCAGTAATGAACGTTTTAATGCATGGGCAACTGCAAGATATAATTTCGGTAATAAATTTTTATCATCTGTAAGTATCGGCGGGGGTAAGCGGGTATTTCAATTGAACAATGAAAATCCTATAGAGCCACTATCGAATACAATTGCCACTCTGTTTTACAAAAACAATTTTATGAAGTTGTATGCTGCTGATTATGCACGCATCAATTTCAGCAAAGGAATAGGTGGAGGAGTTACTATCAACGCTGCACTTCAATACCAAAACAGGCAACCATTAAAAAATACAACTGAGTACAACTGGGCGAATAAAAGTACCAAGCAATACAATCCTAACTATCCTGTGGAGTTAATGTCGCAGAATTTTGATGCACACCAGGCAGCTGTTATAACACTTGGCATAAGTGTTCAGCCGGGAGCAAGGTATATTGAGTTTCCTGATCGTGTGGTGAACGTTGGTAACAAATGGCCCGTGTTTAATTTGCAATACAGCAAGGGATTAAAGAATGTGTTCAAGAGTGACGTTGATTACGATAAATGGCAGTTTACGGTAAGAGATAATCTCAACTTAAAAATGATCGGCCGTTTTAATTACCGTGCACAAACCGGTGGTTTCTTAAATCGTAATGCTGTATTTGTTCAAGACCTAAAGCATTTTCCCGGGAATCGTTTATTCCGTGCAACAGATTTTATGACCACTTTTCAACTGCCGCAATATTATCAATACAGCAACGCCGACAAAATGTATGCAGCGGTATTTACTGAACATCATTTCAATGGGTTCATCACAAATAAAATTCCCGGGTTGAAACAATTGAACTGGCACCTCGTAAGTGGTGTAAGTTCACTATGGTTGCCAAAACATACTTATGCTGAATGGCATGTTGGGTTAGAAAACATTTTCCGTTTCTTTCGTGTAGATGTAGTAACCGGTTATCAACAAACAATGCGTCCGAGAATGGAACTAAGGATCGGTACAACTATTAATGTGGGAGGAAATTCTACAGACTAA
- the trhO gene encoding oxygen-dependent tRNA uridine(34) hydroxylase TrhO, producing MAVLHNRISRKELKERIINDPTPRTTISFYCYFKIEEPKAFRDQLYKDFTALGVLGRIYLAHEGINAQISLPTANMDAFRTYLYAIEPLNGLRLNVAVDDDGKSFYVLDIKVRNKIVADGIDDPTFDMANKGKYVNAEQFNQLTNDPNTVVIDMRNHYEFEVGHFEKAIEIPSDTFREQLPMAADMMDADKNKNIIMYCTGGIRCEKASAYMLHKGFKNVFHLEGGIINYVNQVKEKGLDNKFHGKNFVFDQRLGERVTEEIISSCHQCGKPADTHVNCVNDACHLLFIQCDECKEKMAGTCSKECYDFIHLPEEEQKRLRSGIDKGRNVFNKAKSRLKDLKVE from the coding sequence ATGGCCGTATTACACAACCGTATCTCCCGCAAGGAGCTTAAAGAGCGTATTATTAACGATCCTACACCACGCACCACCATTTCTTTTTATTGTTATTTTAAAATTGAAGAGCCAAAAGCTTTCCGTGATCAACTGTACAAAGATTTTACAGCATTGGGTGTGTTAGGTCGTATTTACCTGGCGCATGAAGGCATCAATGCACAGATCAGTTTACCAACTGCAAATATGGATGCGTTTCGAACCTATCTCTATGCTATTGAACCACTCAATGGATTGCGGTTGAATGTAGCAGTGGATGATGATGGCAAAAGTTTTTATGTACTCGACATAAAAGTGCGTAACAAAATTGTGGCTGATGGTATTGATGATCCGACATTTGATATGGCCAACAAAGGCAAGTATGTAAATGCGGAACAATTCAATCAACTCACAAATGATCCCAACACGGTAGTGATCGATATGAGGAATCATTATGAATTTGAAGTGGGGCATTTTGAAAAAGCCATAGAAATTCCCAGTGATACTTTTCGTGAACAATTACCCATGGCTGCTGATATGATGGATGCAGATAAAAACAAGAACATCATCATGTATTGCACAGGTGGCATCCGTTGTGAGAAAGCAAGTGCTTATATGCTGCACAAAGGTTTCAAAAATGTATTTCATCTTGAAGGTGGCATTATCAACTATGTAAACCAGGTAAAAGAAAAGGGTCTAGATAATAAATTCCATGGAAAGAATTTTGTATTTGATCAACGGTTGGGTGAACGGGTAACTGAAGAAATCATTTCCAGCTGTCATCAATGCGGCAAACCTGCCGATACCCATGTGAACTGTGTAAACGATGCCTGTCATCTTTTATTCATTCAATGCGATGAATGCAAAGAAAAAATGGCAGGTACCTGCAGCAAAGAATGTTATGATTTCATTCACCTTCCTGAAGAAGAACAGAAGCGGTTACGCAGCGGTATTGATAAGGGAAGAAATGTGTTTAATAAAGCCAAGTCGAGATTGAAGGATTTGAAAGTGGAGTAG
- a CDS encoding M90 family metallopeptidase, which yields MVLVFQIITVLLLIVLIIIIAFRIRRAKLHSQLPENYKELLADYVKFYRQLDDEGKVAFEKRVEQFLAAVKITGVNAEVEDLDKILIAAGAIIPVYSIHDWQYINLHEVLLYPGAFNNDFDQHGDDRNIAGMVGTGALQNVMVITKWQLRQGFINNNDARNTAIHEFVHLVDKMDGTVDGVPEIILERKYTGQWKNLMEATILQMKTHGSDIDMYGATNTAEFFAVISEYFFEQPESLQANHPDLFYMLKRIYRTEISS from the coding sequence ATGGTATTAGTATTTCAGATCATAACCGTTTTGTTGCTGATCGTGCTTATCATCATCATTGCATTCCGCATCAGGCGGGCAAAGCTGCACAGCCAATTACCTGAAAATTACAAAGAGTTGTTGGCCGACTATGTGAAGTTCTACCGTCAATTAGATGATGAAGGAAAAGTGGCATTCGAAAAAAGAGTAGAGCAATTCTTAGCTGCCGTAAAAATTACCGGCGTCAATGCAGAAGTAGAAGATCTGGATAAAATACTCATTGCAGCAGGCGCTATCATTCCCGTTTATTCCATTCATGATTGGCAGTATATCAACCTGCATGAAGTGTTGTTATACCCCGGCGCATTTAATAACGATTTCGATCAACATGGCGACGACAGGAATATCGCAGGTATGGTGGGTACAGGTGCTTTGCAGAATGTAATGGTGATCACCAAATGGCAACTACGGCAAGGCTTCATCAACAACAACGATGCACGCAACACAGCCATCCATGAGTTTGTACACCTCGTTGATAAAATGGATGGAACAGTTGATGGTGTGCCCGAAATTATTCTTGAACGCAAGTACACAGGACAATGGAAAAACCTGATGGAAGCAACAATACTGCAAATGAAAACACACGGTTCAGATATTGATATGTATGGCGCCACCAACACAGCTGAGTTTTTTGCTGTGATCTCCGAATACTTTTTTGAACAACCGGAATCCTTGCAAGCCAATCATCCGGATTTGTTTTATATGCTGAAACGCATTTACAGAACTGAAATAAGCAGTTGA
- a CDS encoding serine hydrolase domain-containing protein yields MQDIQRVLEREVKAGKTPSVQYYLFTKDAILEEFRYGFADVEKQTSITADHSYTAYSVTKTFTALAILQLAEKKQLDLCDCVVDHLPDFPYGHLVTIRHLLNHTAGIPNPIPLSWIHLSHEHRSFNAAAFFKHIISKNKKPKAKPGERFAYSNLGYIFLGQIIEKVTGKRYEDYVNEFIIDKLPADSSDLGFETTVISKQARGYHKRFSFTNLILGLFLDKRKYMDKAVGNWKPFKSFYVNGAAYGGLIGKPSAFVKYIQVLLKCNCQLISSPYNKLLFQEYKLNNGHKTGMCISWFKGELNGRTYFAHAGGGGGYYCEIRIYPEHNIGSVVFFNRTGMTDERFLDKTDALYFSRSVLSEDTSNLVYSL; encoded by the coding sequence ATGCAGGACATTCAACGGGTTTTAGAGCGTGAAGTAAAAGCGGGTAAAACTCCATCTGTTCAATATTATCTTTTTACAAAAGATGCCATCCTGGAGGAGTTTCGTTATGGATTTGCAGATGTTGAAAAGCAAACATCCATTACAGCTGATCATTCATATACTGCCTACTCTGTTACAAAAACGTTTACAGCCTTAGCTATACTCCAGCTGGCCGAAAAAAAGCAATTGGATCTATGCGATTGTGTTGTTGATCATTTGCCCGATTTTCCATACGGTCATTTAGTTACAATCAGGCATTTGCTGAACCATACAGCAGGTATTCCAAATCCAATTCCATTAAGCTGGATCCATTTAAGTCATGAACACCGTTCATTTAATGCAGCAGCTTTTTTTAAACATATCATTTCGAAAAACAAAAAACCAAAAGCAAAGCCGGGCGAACGTTTTGCCTATTCGAACCTCGGTTATATTTTTCTCGGACAGATCATTGAAAAAGTAACGGGTAAACGTTATGAAGATTATGTCAACGAATTTATAATTGACAAATTACCTGCAGACAGCAGCGATTTAGGATTTGAAACAACCGTTATCAGTAAGCAGGCAAGGGGCTATCATAAACGGTTTAGTTTTACAAACCTTATACTTGGTTTATTTTTAGATAAGCGCAAGTACATGGATAAAGCTGTTGGCAATTGGAAGCCCTTTAAATCTTTTTATGTAAATGGTGCGGCGTATGGCGGCTTAATTGGAAAGCCGTCTGCTTTTGTAAAATATATTCAGGTATTGTTGAAATGTAATTGTCAACTTATTTCAAGTCCGTATAATAAATTGTTATTCCAGGAATACAAATTGAACAACGGGCATAAAACCGGAATGTGTATATCGTGGTTTAAAGGAGAGTTGAACGGACGAACTTATTTTGCACATGCAGGCGGTGGTGGTGGTTACTATTGTGAAATCAGGATATATCCTGAACATAATATTGGCAGCGTGGTTTTCTTTAACCGCACAGGTATGACTGATGAACGGTTTTTAGATAAAACAGACGCACTTTATTTTTCCAGATCTGTGTTGAGCGAAGACACAAGTAACCTGGTTTATTCTTTGTAA